The following nucleotide sequence is from Nitrospinota bacterium.
CCGGGTTTAGAACAACATACCGCTGGTGGAGCACTACCTTTGGGATCGAGATGGCCCCCGGCACGCGGTGGTCGTTGAAGCTTTCTACCCTACGGACATCTACGATAA
It contains:
- a CDS encoding rhodanese-like domain-containing protein encodes the protein MTTVLAEEIPRITPQAIRELKQKEADLVIVDVRRVESFNDHRVPGAISIPKVVLHQRYVVLNPEQDIVFY